The DNA segment AAATCGCCCCCCGCTTCAAGGGCAGAAACGGAGGCTATCTCCGCATTGTCCAGACCCGCCAGAGGGAGAGGGACAGGGCCCCCATGGCCATCCTGGAGTTCACGGACTACGAAGAGGTCCACGGCGCTTCGGCGGCCGGAAAGAAAAAGAAGGCCACGTGAGCGGCTTCCTTGCCCTGGCCGCCCTTCTCGGGGTCTTCGTGCTCCTCGGGGTTCTGATGCAGTGGCTGGGCCTTACCGGGTGAGGGTCCCGCGACCCGGGGCCGGAGGCCCCCGCCGGAAAGAAGTGCCGGAAATAGTTGACATCGCCTGCGCCTTTTAGTATCTTAGTACTGAACTGAGAGTTCCGAAGTAATCCCCCCCGCACGAGCATCGGATAGCCGGAACTACCGACTGTTGACATTTTATAAGGAGAACAACGGATGAGCACGGTCTCTATTACCGACCTCAAGACCAAGACTATTGACGAGCTGACCAGAATTGCCAAGGAGCTGAACGTCGAACGGCCCACGGGCGTGAGGAAGCAGGACCTCATTTTCAGCATCCTGCAGGCCCAGGTCGAGAAGGCCGGCAACGCCTTCGGCTCCGGCGTCATGGAACAGCTCCCCGACGGTTTCGGCTTTCTGCGCTCCCCCGATTACAGCTATCTGCCTGGTCCGGACGACATCTACGTCTCCCCGTCGCAGATCCGGCGGTTCAGCCTGAGGACGGGGGACTATGTCTCGGGACAGATACGCCCTCCCAAGGAGAACGAGCGGTACTTCGCCCTCCTCAAGGTGGAGGCGGTCAACCACGGGTCCCCGGACGAGAGCATCCAGCGGAAGCTCTTCGACAACCTGACCCCGTACTACCCCACCGAGAAGCTCAAGCTGGAGTACGAGGCCGAGGAGTACTGCACCCGGGTCATGGAGCTCATCACCCCCATCGGCATGGGGCAGCGCGGCATGATAGTGGCGGCCCCCCGGACGGGAAAGACCATGCTCCTTCAGAACATCGCCAAGGGCGTCAAGAAGAACCACCGGGACATCCACCTCATCATCCTCCTCATAGACGAACGCCCGGAGGAGGTGACCGACTGGAAACGGCAGGTGCCCGCGGCCGAGGAGATCATAAGCTCCACCTTCGACGAGCCCCCGCACAGGCACTGCCAGGTCTCCGAGATCGTCATCGAGCGCGCCAAGCGCCTGGTGGAAAGCGGCCGGAACGTGGTCATCCTCCTGGACAGCATCACGCGCCTGGCCCGCGCCTATAACGCCATCATCCCGGCCAGCGGCAAGATACTCTCCGGCGGCCTGGACGCCACCGCGCTTCAGAAGCCCAAACGGTTCTTCGGCACCGCCCGCAACATCGAGGAGGGCGGCTCCATCACCATCTTGGCCACCGCCCTGGTGGATACCGGCAGCCGCATGGACGACGTCATCTTCGAGGAGTTCAAGGGCACAGGCAACATGGAGCTGCACCTGGACCGGAAGCTCATCGAAAAGAGGATATTCCCCTCCATCGACATCAACGCCTCCGGCACACGGAAAGAAGAGCTCCTGGTGGAAAAGGACACCCTGAACAAGATGTGGATACTCCGCAAGGTCCTGCACCCCCTGAGCACCGTGGAAAGCATGGAGTTTCTCCTGGGCAAGCTCATGGGCACCAAGAACAACAAGCAGTTCCTGGAAATGATGAACCGCT comes from the Nitrospirota bacterium genome and includes:
- the rho gene encoding transcription termination factor Rho, yielding MSTVSITDLKTKTIDELTRIAKELNVERPTGVRKQDLIFSILQAQVEKAGNAFGSGVMEQLPDGFGFLRSPDYSYLPGPDDIYVSPSQIRRFSLRTGDYVSGQIRPPKENERYFALLKVEAVNHGSPDESIQRKLFDNLTPYYPTEKLKLEYEAEEYCTRVMELITPIGMGQRGMIVAAPRTGKTMLLQNIAKGVKKNHRDIHLIILLIDERPEEVTDWKRQVPAAEEIISSTFDEPPHRHCQVSEIVIERAKRLVESGRNVVILLDSITRLARAYNAIIPASGKILSGGLDATALQKPKRFFGTARNIEEGGSITILATALVDTGSRMDDVIFEEFKGTGNMELHLDRKLIEKRIFPSIDINASGTRKEELLVEKDTLNKMWILRKVLHPLSTVESMEFLLGKLMGTKNNKQFLEMMNR